The following proteins are encoded in a genomic region of Magnolia sinica isolate HGM2019 chromosome 1, MsV1, whole genome shotgun sequence:
- the LOC131225150 gene encoding cytokinin dehydrogenase 6-like: MRFSILSYLLKVLLFLYVSPPFNFIQTSIDSIPLHFHTPNISYTLDYGRIIQKSPSLVLKPKTPQDISLLLQSISSIDNNLTVAARGAGHSTHGQAHAPDGIIVDMTELPRAITVGKTKVGCDGNDHFFVDADGGALWIEILEETLKHGLTPPSWTDYLYLTVGGTLSVGGIGGQTFKYGPQIANVFEMDVVTGRGELMTCSEVKNPDLFYAVLGGLGQFGIITRARIALEVAPKMVKWIKLFYDDFNRFTRDQEHLMSMEKVDYVEGFIKLNEDSHSSSHVTSRLSLDVENHSKRMVENYAIEIAIYYNEDEAIHQKLDEILSRLSFIPPEILNVDISYLDFLNRVRLEEQKLHNQGLWEVPHPWLDLFVPRSHINQFKDLLLQTISTTPIGGPLIIYPVLKHKWNQKMSIILPQDQVGEDIFYVVNLLRSVAPSCRTYGSSCLQIFLAQNQEIIEISTSKASICRRNTEVDIITDTIDGTLGTMMAIDGVMGATMMDIYGGFCMRKMEGREVEMMDGGDGMGVKQYMPYLMDESGWRGHFGEEWERFEELKSKFDPLHVLSPGQRIFKRKIKGGCIL, translated from the exons ATGCGTTTCTCCATTCTTTCCTATCTACTCAAAGTTCTTCTCTTCCTATATGTTTCTCCGCccttcaatttcattcaaacatctATTGATTCAATCCCCTTACATTTCCACACCCCCAATATCTCCTACACACTAGATTATGGTAGAATCATACAAAAATCTCCTTCTCTAGTTCTTAAACCAAAGACCCCACAAGACATTTCTCTTTTGCTACAATCCATCTCTTCCATAGACAACAATCTAACTGTGGCCGCCAGAGGTGCAGGCCATTCTACCCATGGCCAAgcgcacgcgcctgatggtatcATCGTTGACATGACTGAGTTGCCACGGGCCATTACAGTCGGAAAAACCAAAGTGGGTTGCGATGGAAATGATCATTTCTTCGTCGATGCCGATGGTGGGGCTCTTTGGATTGAGATCTTGGAGGAGACACTGAAACATGGTTTGACACCTCCATCATGGACGGATTATTTGTATCTTACTGTGGGCGGGACGCTGTCCGTCGGTGGGATTGGTGGCCAGACCTTTAAGTATGGGCCCCAGATAGCTAATGTGTTTGAAATGGATGTGGTAACAG GAAGAGGAGAGCTCATGACTTGTTCTGAAGTGAAAAATCCAGACCTGTTTTATGCAGTGTTAGGAGGATTGGGGCAGTTTGGGATTATAACCAGAGCTAGGATTGCATTGGAGGTTGCTCCTAAGATG GTGAAATGGATAAAattattttatgatgattttaaTAGGTTTACAAGAGACCAAGAGCATCTAATGTCAATGGAGAAGGTGGATTATGTGGAAGGTTTTATAAAGTTAAATGAGGATTCCCATTCATCGAGTCACGTAACTTCCCGTTTAAGTTTAGATGTTGAAAACCACTCAAAAAGAATGGTTGAAAACTATGCCATCGAAATTGCAATTTACTACAATGAGGAcgaggccattcatcag AAATTGGATGAAATACTAAGTCGATTGAGCTTCATTCCACCGGAGATTCTAAACGTAGACATCTCTTACTTGGACTTTCTCAACCGCGTAAGACTGGAAGAACAAAAGCTTCATAACCAAGGACTATGGGAAGTGCCCCATCCGTGGTTAGATCTCTTCGTCCCTAGGTCCCACATTAACCAAttcaaagatctcctccttcaaaccatttcaaCAACCCCCATTGGTGGCCCACTAATCATCTACCCAGTCCTAAAACACAA ATGGAATCAGAAAATGTCGATAATTCTGCCTCAAGATCAAGTGGGAGAGGACATCTTCTATGTAGTAAACTTGCTCCGGTCAGTCGCGCCATCATGCAGAACCTATGGCTCTTCATGTCTACAAATCTTTCTAGCTCAAAACCAAGAGATCATAGAGATTTCTACTTCAAAGGCTAGTATTTGCCGAAGGAACACTGAAGTGGATATCATCACTGACACAATTGATGGCACCCTGGGGACCATGATGGCTATTGATGGGGTGATGGGTGCAACCATGATGGATATCTATGGTGGTTTTTgcatgaggaagatggaagggagaGAGGTGGagatgatggatggtggagatggaatgGGTGTGAAACAATACATGCCATATCTAATGGATGAAAGTGGATGGAGGGGTCATTTTGGTGAAGAGTGGGAGAGGTTTGAAGAGTTGAAATCTAAGTTTGACCCTTTGCATGTTTTGAGTCCTGGTCAAAGGATTTTCAAGAGGAAAATCAAGGGAGGTTGTATTCTTTGA